From the Cucumis sativus cultivar 9930 chromosome 5, Cucumber_9930_V3, whole genome shotgun sequence genome, the window TACAAAAAGattgtaaaattattttttaaaaaaaaaagaaaggatacAAGGCACTTTATTTCCTACagtattttttcttcatttccagaCTTAACGATATAAATGGGTTAACGATTTCAATTTGAAGATGCCAGATGGAATACGATCCAGTAACCTGACATAGTAGCATTTTAATTCCATGTTTGAGCTAAAAGAATAAAGGTGTTGCGTGTCAAAAATATGAAGCATAAACACAAAAGTACTGAACTAATATTAGACCAGATTGTAATTTGTAAGATAGAAGAACTACAATGTATTATCAAACTACAAAGAATCACAAAAAATGACCATGAAAGGAGGTCCTCTTTAAATGAGAGTTGTTCTTATCGATTAGGAATGACAGGAAGCAGCAGTCCTTCAACTAGGAAGAGAGagacaatgaaaaatatagtaaaaagaGCTAAAAACCTCAGCTATTCTGCAAATGAATAAGAATGAACTATTctgaatatttgttatttgaaatgGTGGACTCCTTCCTACTACtgttaaattaattagctCACTCAACAATTTTAGATACGTCTCAGAAAGCCATGGCATCAGGAAccataaagtttaatttttacattttagctGATCCTTGATCCTGTATTTCCTTTTGAGTagggatgaaaaaaaaaagagatgttATGATTCCCCTTCATAATTGGATGCAAAGTTAATCATGTGCCAACCATTTTTGATAAGGTTTGGATGGAACCTCAAACCTTGAGCTTCATAGTATAAGTTCATGCTAATGAGTTTGGTCATATGCCATTATACGGTTGTACCATTAAAACATGATAACTACGGACCACAGAAATTGAGTAAGAAAAGAGTTTTTCATTCCAGGAATCAAAGGAGAAATGAACAAGAAACAGATACAGCAAAAGTTTCACATAAATGTAAAAGAACTTCAAGTTTTACGTGAACAgtcaataaacaaattataaagataaaaattaaggAGGACCAAGTAGATTAACATCTATTGTTTCTTGCAAACAcattaaacaatcaaatttaggcaaaagttaagaaagaaaatggatgaTGAAGAGTTTTGGAACTTACAATTGAAGTACTTAAGAATGATATTGCAGGCCTCCCAAGGGTCAATTGCTTTCCTTTCAAGCTTGGCCAGCATCTGAGCAGCTTTAATATACAAATCCTTGCCTTTGTAGTCATCACTTCCAATAAAGATCCTCTTCACACACTCAAGCTCCTTCATTAAGGTTTCAAGACCCCAGTTCTTTGCACAGTACACAAAAACATCCTTCACAAATCCAAACATCTCTGAAGCATGATTACAAGCAATGCAATGAAACTGCATCTCTGTTGTCCCCGATGGACCTTTGAGGCTTGGACCAGGCCGGATGAGATTCTTCTCAATCCCACAAGCAGCATGACACCAATGGGAGCAAACATCACAACCAACCCAACTACAAGTATTGTTTGCACAATCGAAGTTCAAACAGATGGGGCACATACATGAACTGCAAAACCCCTTGTTGGCTGAGCAGATTTTGCAGTCACAATCATCAACTGGGATAACACTCTTGCAGTTCCTACATTtcagaaacaagaaaatgtcCACAAGCTCAGAAATGGGGCATCTGCTTTTTCCTGAGATGAAACTTGCAAGCCCCATCTTCACTGATACTAAAATTTCAAGCTGTGCTTTGTGACACTTTGAAAGAGTTTCCTTCGTTAGATCAGATCTTCGCTCTAATCTTTTTTGTAGAGTGGATAATTCGTCTCTCTTTTCAGGCATAGCAATCAGATCTTTCAAGTAATCTTTGATTGATGAAAGTGTTTCCTCAGGAAGCTCCTGAACTATCTGAGACATGATTGAAATTGACTCCGAAACGATTTCACGAAGAATTCTCTCCGGCCTACCAATACCCTCTACCCCCTTCAAATTTTCTGATCCCCTTCCAATCGAATTCCCTGACTTCACCTCTGTTCTCGGTCTAGCCGGAAGCTCCGACGGAAAGAACGAGTGCTCATCAGAGTTATTACATATCTCCTTATTCAAAGGGCGACTCCCCTGCAACAAAGAATTAAGCCCACCTCCATGATTTGACAAGGCAACCCCCCCATCCCCTAATGGTTTGAACCTGCTATGAACAGACCCATTAGTTCCCTCTCCACAGTTCCAAATATGGTCGTCTCTCCCAACAGAATACTCGTAATTCTCAGTCGAATTTCGCGTCAACGAGCAACTGGGGTTGTGAGAAAATTGGTGGGAATAGGAATAGGAAAGCGAAGCAGCAGTGAAATCGTTAGAACAAGTAGTTTGGGTGTTGTTCATTGAAGGAGCTAAAGATTGGTGGCTCCTACAGGGCTTTGATCGAACAGGGGGAGGATCTTCATTTTGCAAAGCATTTGAAGCAGTAAGAGAAAGTGAAACTTCAGGTAAAGCTAAAGAAAGATTAAGAGTTTCAAGCTTAGGCTTCTTTCCTCGATTCTCCCTTTCAATTTCATCCTCAACCTCCCGCTTCGACTGGTTTCCCCTATGCGAGTTCAAATTAAGGAAATCCCTCTCAACCCATTTATCATCTTCGTTAGTATTATCAGAAAACAAAACTTCCTTACCTTTGTAATTACCTTTATCGAAGGAAGAAGACGCAAAACCCTTGTCCTTCTCACAAAGGTAGCTAAGTGTGAGTTCTTGAGAACCCGAGTTCCCGATTCGAGCAGATTTCGATTGTTCTTCCCGAAAACCAAGAACACCCTTGTCGGAAAACCCAGATTTGGAATCGGAATTGTCTCTGAAACGGTCAGAAACATGGCGCAAAAGCTTGGTTCGAGAGTTCTCGCCATCGGAGGCGAGATCTTTGGCCTCGAACATGTCTGCCTTAAAATCAGGCGATGGGAGTAGTGAAAAGGGGGGAAATAGGGAGATGGGTTTGATGTttgttctcttcttttccCCTTTTGTGGAGTGATTTACAGTGGTGTGCAACGGGCAAGAGCCAAAATGTCAAGCCTTTTCATACGAAGACGATGACTGGTTATGCAATGGAAAACTGATGATTACGGAAATACCCCTTGACTTGTTCAGAATTACACAaaaatttctctctcatttcattctttttgGCGATGAAGATGAACTCTCCAATCTCCTCCCACACTCCCACTTCCATTTTCGCCcccattttctttcaaacaaatGCAATATTAAACCCTAACGTTTTCTTCTCTCACCATCATTCATATGTattctaattaaattctaatcTTGGTCTTTTTTAACTCCTATGTTTCTATATGGTAACTAAGCCTTCaccaaatttttatttctttccatcCACCAATTCATCAATTTGTGTATGTTATGGATAGTCTTGGACCAAAAAAACTTCTTTGCTTATTGGATtgttaacttaataaatgtaCTCCACCTTCCATTAATCTTTTGACtacatattaatttatattagatCTCCACTGTAtctcaatattattattgtgacAAAGTAAACAACTACTAGATTTAGTATTTGTCCCTAAACAAAGATGAATATGCATAACTACAGTTGGTAGATTGTGTAGGGGTAAAATATGGTGCCTTCAATCTAACATAATTAACtaactttcctttttatttaatttaaaacaattatttcaacttattctttttcttttactaataCATATTCCACGTCATCActccatttaaaattttattaaaattgtatttgagaattttgttttttttttttatatacaaacTGTCCTTAATCAACTTTAAATGaccatctttttttaaaaagaaaaaaataaatacaataccTGATTTGTTGGTTTTGTATTATgataggtaaaaaaaaaagaatttagaaagaaatatatttttaggaaaaagacgagaaatcataaaaagaaagaaagaaaggaataagGATAATGTTGGAGGGAAGGAGAAGGGAAGGTTCTAAAAGAGGCCAAGTCAACTTTCCTCTTCATACCACAAAACTCTTTCCCCCACCAATTTCTCTCgctataaataataaaggctttccattcttcttttacctatgtatatatatatacacacaaattGGGATGGGAATTTGCAACTGAATTCTCATGTCCTTAACCTCTCGTTCTTAAGTTCATAAATACACACGTTAACCTAAGTTTTTGTtgacatattatatatataataataataagattatGTTTGGAGCTAGAAGTTAAGTGAGTTATAATAGTCAATTTCTTATTTGGGGTAGGACTTAGTTTTAATTGTGAGGATTAAGAttgtgattaaaataattcacATATCTGatatcattactattttttaactCTAGTTTGGGGTTGTCGACCAAATTTCAGGCACCACCTCCGATGATCATTGTTGGTCAATCTCCAACTACCACCTCCAGTGATTCTACTAGCAAAATTTCGACAAACCGACTTACATTGGTTTTTACAACAAGAATTCGATCAAAACcaatacatttttgttttctccaaATACAAACCAAGAAGTTCAATTTGATactaaaaaaaccaaaccaaagaGTTGGATCTAACTAACCTAGGATCAAATCAATAGAGAATAATTAACTAGGTGCTTGCCACTATCTGTACCCCCAACATATCCTAGATCTTAATGTAATTAGTAtcgatttgaattttttatgtGTCATcagtttaattaatattaattagttgCTTAGGACAATTTGATTAGGATttctaatcaaaatttattggtATTTAACATTTAGATCTAGGTGGTGAAATGACCATGATCGAACATTCGAAATATGGAGTTCCATTTTATCCAAGCTTTTATTCATTGAATTGTTACAATATACTATTGTTTTCATACAATTTAGCTTTATTGCAACCGAAATCAATCTTGAACCCACCTTGTTACCTCGGCTGGaaactattttgtttgagaaattaaCATGCTCCTTTAATTTGATCCAAACTTACCACTAAAGCTAGTTcttgatttatatttcaaaattttatttgaaaatggatTTACGCGACAAAATCCGTCCGTTAAATATGTGAAAGGTTAAAAGAatagaaatcaattttagttgaaaataaaataacactcCAAAGACCCAACAAGTGGAAGGCCTTGAACAAAGACTTTCTTGGACCAacatgctctgataccatctTCAATCAACTATtg encodes:
- the LOC101209125 gene encoding protein OBERON 3; translation: MFEAKDLASDGENSRTKLLRHVSDRFRDNSDSKSGFSDKGVLGFREEQSKSARIGNSGSQELTLSYLCEKDKGFASSSFDKGNYKGKEVLFSDNTNEDDKWVERDFLNLNSHRGNQSKREVEDEIERENRGKKPKLETLNLSLALPEVSLSLTASNALQNEDPPPVRSKPCRSHQSLAPSMNNTQTTCSNDFTAASLSYSYSHQFSHNPSCSLTRNSTENYEYSVGRDDHIWNCGEGTNGSVHSRFKPLGDGGVALSNHGGGLNSLLQGSRPLNKEICNNSDEHSFFPSELPARPRTEVKSGNSIGRGSENLKGVEGIGRPERILREIVSESISIMSQIVQELPEETLSSIKDYLKDLIAMPEKRDELSTLQKRLERRSDLTKETLSKCHKAQLEILVSVKMGLASFISGKSRCPISELVDIFLFLKCRNCKSVIPVDDCDCKICSANKGFCSSCMCPICLNFDCANNTCSWVGCDVCSHWCHAACGIEKNLIRPGPSLKGPSGTTEMQFHCIACNHASEMFGFVKDVFVYCAKNWGLETLMKELECVKRIFIGSDDYKGKDLYIKAAQMLAKLERKAIDPWEACNIILKYFNYGTSEISTSEVFSEKLGRTDMTSLEISTSEVFSEKLGTTDMASLSKDGMSLPQTASLPSTYVMQKNTPSRPHRDLISGDLRRSALKVSIASNLNVDDEFQLGALTKKEGLESLESIVRIKKAEAGMFQNKADEARREAERLRQIIIAKTEKLDEDYAEKIGKLCLKEAEDRRRKKLEELKVLENSQIDYYNMKKRMQKEISGLLERMEVTKKQIV